A genomic region of Oncorhynchus mykiss isolate Arlee chromosome 2, USDA_OmykA_1.1, whole genome shotgun sequence contains the following coding sequences:
- the dbpb gene encoding D site albumin promoter binding protein b isoform X1 yields MSRQLTQLLTPDLPAGASPQFGNCNQSGGSISGGHLNSMASLKSLLQHPMKGDRAILKDCCDVKDKDRTITDMDEDSLGGGNGGCNMRSGSSGVSSSNSNVSGGGAGGFNQSAFLGPLLWERTLPVEGGLFQLQYMDLEEFLTENGMGGVHGQNSSSTAQIPSQSSQSAVPNQSSQCPPSSPPPCSSASSSSSSSSPSLIGLEVAQSNMQGGLDYGGSQSSMNDDCGSPGSSVSSSSCTPLMTPTSNGPDVMGGFEPDAADVALSSVPGQDAFDPRRHRFSEDELKPQPMIKKARKMLVPADLKVGSQRDDKYWSRRCKNNEAAKRSRDARRLKENQISVRAAFLERENQALRQEVADMRKELGRCRNILNKYENRHGDQ; encoded by the exons ATGTCCAGGCAGCTCACCCAGCTCCTGACCCCGGACCTCCCAGCCGGCGCTAGCCCGCAGTTCGGGAATTGCAACCAGTCTGGTGGCTCCATCAGCGGTGGACACCTCAACTCCATGGCTAGTTTgaaatccctcctgcagcatccGATGAAGGGAGACCGTGCAATTCTCAAAGACTGCTGCGACGTTAAAG ACAAAGACAGAACCATCACAGACATGGATGAGGACTCCTTGGGTGGCGGGAACGGCGGCTGCAACATGCGTAGCGGCAGCAGCGGGgtgagcagcagcaacagtaacgTCAGcggaggaggagctggaggattTAACCAGTCTGCGTTCCTGGGACCCCTCCTGTGGGAGAGGACCCTGCCAGTGGAAGGAGGCCTCTTCCAGCTGCAGTACATGGACCTGGAGGAATTCCTCACAGAGAACGGCATGGGCGGAGTCCACGGCCAGAACAGTTCCAGTACAGCCCAGATCCCATCCCAGAGTTCCCAGTCGGCGGTGCCCAATCAGAGTTCCCAGTGTCCCCCCTCATCGCCCCCACCCTGCTCTTCAGcctcctcctcgtcatcctcaTCTTCCCCGTCGCTCATCGGCCTGGAGGTGGCCCAGTCCAACATGCAGGGAGGACTTGACTATG GAGGCAGTCAATCGAGCATGAACGACGACTGCGGCTCGCCtggttcctctgtctcctcttcgTCCTGCACTCCTCTCATGACGCCCACATCCAACGGTCCAGATGTGATGGGTGGCTTTGAACCCGACGCGGCCGACGTGGCTCTGTCCAGCGTGCCCGGCCAGGACGCCTTCGACCCCCGCAGACACCGCTTCAGCGAGGACGAACTCAAACCACAGCCCATGATCAAGAAGGCCCGCAAGATGCTGGTGCCAGCAGACCTCAAGGTTGGTAGTCAGAGA GATGATAAGTACTGGTCCCGGCGGTGTAAGAACAACGAGGCAGCCAAGCGTTCTCGTGACGCGCGGCGCTTGAAGGAAAACCAAATCTCTGTCCGCGCCGCCttcctggagagagagaaccaggcaCTCAGACAGGAAGTGGCTGACATGAGGAAGGAGCTCGGTCGCTGCCGCAACATTCTCAACAAATATGAGAATCGCCATGGAGACcagtga
- the dbpb gene encoding D site albumin promoter binding protein b isoform X2 has protein sequence MSRQLTQLLTPDLPAGASPQFGNCNQSGGSISGGHLNSMASLKSLLQHPMKGDRAILKDCCDVKDKDRTITDMDEDSLGGGNGGCNMRSGSSGVSSSNSNVSGGGAGGFNQSAFLGPLLWERTLPVEGGLFQLQYMDLEEFLTENGMGGVHGQNSSSTAQIPSQSSQSAVPNQSSQCPPSSPPPCSSASSSSSSSSPSLIGLEVAQSNMQGGLDYGGSQSSMNDDCGSPGSSVSSSSCTPLMTPTSNGPDVMGGFEPDAADVALSSVPGQDAFDPRRHRFSEDELKPQPMIKKARKMLVPADLKDDKYWSRRCKNNEAAKRSRDARRLKENQISVRAAFLERENQALRQEVADMRKELGRCRNILNKYENRHGDQ, from the exons ATGTCCAGGCAGCTCACCCAGCTCCTGACCCCGGACCTCCCAGCCGGCGCTAGCCCGCAGTTCGGGAATTGCAACCAGTCTGGTGGCTCCATCAGCGGTGGACACCTCAACTCCATGGCTAGTTTgaaatccctcctgcagcatccGATGAAGGGAGACCGTGCAATTCTCAAAGACTGCTGCGACGTTAAAG ACAAAGACAGAACCATCACAGACATGGATGAGGACTCCTTGGGTGGCGGGAACGGCGGCTGCAACATGCGTAGCGGCAGCAGCGGGgtgagcagcagcaacagtaacgTCAGcggaggaggagctggaggattTAACCAGTCTGCGTTCCTGGGACCCCTCCTGTGGGAGAGGACCCTGCCAGTGGAAGGAGGCCTCTTCCAGCTGCAGTACATGGACCTGGAGGAATTCCTCACAGAGAACGGCATGGGCGGAGTCCACGGCCAGAACAGTTCCAGTACAGCCCAGATCCCATCCCAGAGTTCCCAGTCGGCGGTGCCCAATCAGAGTTCCCAGTGTCCCCCCTCATCGCCCCCACCCTGCTCTTCAGcctcctcctcgtcatcctcaTCTTCCCCGTCGCTCATCGGCCTGGAGGTGGCCCAGTCCAACATGCAGGGAGGACTTGACTATG GAGGCAGTCAATCGAGCATGAACGACGACTGCGGCTCGCCtggttcctctgtctcctcttcgTCCTGCACTCCTCTCATGACGCCCACATCCAACGGTCCAGATGTGATGGGTGGCTTTGAACCCGACGCGGCCGACGTGGCTCTGTCCAGCGTGCCCGGCCAGGACGCCTTCGACCCCCGCAGACACCGCTTCAGCGAGGACGAACTCAAACCACAGCCCATGATCAAGAAGGCCCGCAAGATGCTGGTGCCAGCAGACCTCAAG GATGATAAGTACTGGTCCCGGCGGTGTAAGAACAACGAGGCAGCCAAGCGTTCTCGTGACGCGCGGCGCTTGAAGGAAAACCAAATCTCTGTCCGCGCCGCCttcctggagagagagaaccaggcaCTCAGACAGGAAGTGGCTGACATGAGGAAGGAGCTCGGTCGCTGCCGCAACATTCTCAACAAATATGAGAATCGCCATGGAGACcagtga